One window from the genome of Saccopteryx leptura isolate mSacLep1 chromosome 8, mSacLep1_pri_phased_curated, whole genome shotgun sequence encodes:
- the CLDN16 gene encoding LOW QUALITY PROTEIN: claudin-16 (The sequence of the model RefSeq protein was modified relative to this genomic sequence to represent the inferred CDS: deleted 3 bases in 2 codons), with the protein MTSRTPLWVIACLYNSFHNSRHLQWGVRGQEKTSIFLHPKVPEAQEIDNSSHLSGLRAGSFPCSFPDRLLATMRDLLQYVACFFAFFSTGFLVVATWTDCWMVNADDSLEVSTKCRGLWWECVTNAFDGIRTCDEYDSILAEHPLKLVVTRALMITADILAGFGFITLLLGLDCVKFLPDEPYIKVRICFVAGTTLLIAGTPGIIGSVWYAVDVYVERTSLVLHNIFLGIQYKFGWSCWLGMAGSLGCFLAGAVLTCCLYLFKDVGPERTYPYSMRKAYSNAAVSMTKSYVAPRTETAKMYAVDTRV; encoded by the exons ATGACCTCCAGGACCCCTCTGTGGGTTATAGCCTGTTTGTATAACTCTTTCCACAACTCAAGACACCTGCAGTGGGGTGTGAGGGGACAGGAAAAGACCAGTATTTTTTTACATCCCAAGGTACCAGAAGCACAGGAGATTGACAAC TCCAGCCACCTGAGTGGACTAAGGGCTGGCAGCTTCCCATGC TCCTTTCCAGACAGGCTGCTCGCTACAATGAGAGATCTTCTTCAGTACGTTGCCTGCTTCTTTGCCTTTTTCTCCACTGGATTCTTGGTTGTAGCCACCTGGACAGACTGTTGGATGGTGAATGCTGATGATTCTCTGGAG GTGAGCACAAAATGCCGAGGCCTCTGGTGGGAGTGTGTCACAAACGCTTTCGATGGAATTCGCACCTGTGATGAGTATGACTCTATACTTGCTGAACACCCCT TGAAGTTGGTGGTTACTCGGGCGTTGATGATTACTGCAGATATTCTAGCTGGGTTTGGATTTATCACCCTACTACTTGGTCTTGACTGCGTGAAATTCCTCCCTGATGAGCCATATATCAAAGTCCGCATCTGCTTTGTTGCTGGAACCACATTACTAATAGCAG gcACTCCAGGAATTATTGGCTCTGTGTGGTATGCTGTTGATGTTTATGTGGAACGTACTTCTCTGGTTTTACACAATATATTTCTTGGCATCCAGTATAAATTTGGTTGGTCCTGTTGGCTTGGAATGGCTGGGTCTCTGGGTTGCTTTTTGGCTGGGGCTGTCCTCACATGCTGCTTATACCTCTTCAAAG ATGTGGGACCTGAAAGGACGTATCCTTATTCCATGAGGAAAGCCTATTCAAACGCAGCTGTATCTATGACCAAGTCATACGTGGCCCCTCGGACAGAGACTGCCAAAATGTATGCTGTTGACACAAGGGTGTAA